ATAGATATCTTTGCGGAGACCGATGCTTATCATCAAGTCATCCATTATTTGCCACTGATCTTCGATATAAAAAGCAGTTAAATCTGAACTAAAACCGCCCCCTCCTTCGAAGATACGATCACTTACGACTTGTAGCGGTTCTCCAGTTTCGTTTGTAAATAAAACTCCCTGATCACCTTGTACACTTCCACCAATGCCAATAGTTTCATAAGTCCAACTATGACCAGCAACTGGAGCCGTAGTACGAGTTGAAGAGCGTTCCTGAATATCAACTCCCGCTTTAAGGCTATGATCTCCCAGTGAGTAATTGATATCTAAACGATATTGAGTGTTTTCATCAAAATTAGAACCAATAGTTCCACCACCACAGGTACTTACTCCCAACCCAGCTTCATCTGCAATTGCTGGACACTCTAAGGCTAGTGGCTCGGTGGTGTACTCAGTTTCAATTTGGCCCGCCATAGCAGATATACTTAAATCATCTGTTATATATCCGGTATAATTAAAGGAGTGGGCATCAGATCCCCTTATTCTGGTGTTACCTGTAACAACCCCAGCTGAAGCACCGATATTTGGCCCAATTGACCCGGTATTTGCATCAAACTCATAGATAAGTTCCTCAGTTTCATTCCGATCAGAAAAACCGAAATAACTCAACCGATGATTATCAGTAATATCCCAATCTATTTTTGCCCCCCAAAACAGATTGTCAGTACCAGATGATTCCCGGGTACGAAACTGAGTATCTGGATTTCCTTGGTCAAATCCAGATCGATAAGCAAACTTATCAGTTTTATCCCTAGGGTTTATCAAGCCATAGAAAAAGAGCTTGTCCTGAACAATTGGACCCGAGGCAGAAAATGTGTAGGAAAATTCATCATATTCATTTTGGGATTCATTGCGGAATACATCTCCTGTTCCGCCATTGCCCCTAGAAACAGACCCTTCTGAGCGAAGGAAGTCTGGATCCCAGTAAACAGTGCTACCGAACTCCCAGGTATTTCCACCACTTTTAGTAACGGCGTTGACAACGCCGCCCGTTGTGCGACCAAATTCTGCTGAATAGCCGCCAGTTTTCACCTGAAACTCTTGATAAAACTCAAATGGAACAGAGCTACATCCTATCCCCTGCCTAGTATTTGTTACTTCCAATCCATTGATATAACAAGAGTTTTCTGCGATCGATGCTCCGCCAAAGGAAGCGGCGCCAAAACCATTACCAGTGCCAAAACCGGTATCCCCGGCAATAACACCTGGCGCCAACAATGAAACCGCTGTCAGGTTCCTTGCGATTGGCATTGCATCAAGCTCAGCCTCTCCCATAACCAAACCAGAATCCATTGTATAGGTGTCGACAGAGGTTAAAAGTCTCCCTTCGACAACAACCTCTTCATAAGTAATATTATCAATATCAAAATTGGCATTCGCATTAGTGCCAAGGGTGACCCTTACTGTACGCTCAGCCACCTGTTCTCCATCTTGGGTAACCACAACTTGATACATGCCAATAGGCAGCTTGGTAAACCTGAAATTCTCCCCCGATACTGTTTCAATTGAGCGCGTTAGCCCCGTACTCAAATTATTAACAGTTACTACGTACTCTTCTCCCACCTTTTGCTCAGAAGATTCGATAACACCAACAATATTAGAACTTGAGTTACCTGTCGCATACACTTGATTGCCAACAAACGACAACCCAATAGATGTCGCTAAAAGCGTCTTTTTAAACAAATTCATAAACCCGTCCTTTTGATTATTAAATATGTTTATTAATTATGCTAATCAAACCACCCTACTACTGCTTACTCACCCCATTAAATTATCCCCTCCACCAAACAACCATAAAAATGAAAAAACACCCAGAACAACGGCCCTCCCTTTTATTCTGATAGACTCATAAAAATTAAAAGTGGGACAATCATTTCAAATACTTAAAACTACCCCTCTTGGCACCCCACATATTAAGCAATCATACTTTTTTAAAACAACCAATAAAAATATTTTCTATCGATCTCAAATATACATCAAAGAGAAAAGGCAGAAATACCGCCAAAACCGGACATAATTAACAAATAGAAAATCTTTAAAGTCTATTTAATAGATTTATACCACACACAGCTGCCATCAAAAAAATGCGGGAGCAACTTCAACAAAAGATAATCAGAACCAAATAAAATAAATGGCACTCTATATTCAAGAATATCTAATTTATAGGTACTTCAAGTCACACTAATTTACTACGCATCCATACTGGATTAACGATAAACAAGGTAAATCTCAATATAAATAAATAGAGTGCGGCAGGTTAAACAAAGTCAGGAATGACTGATTAGCAAGGAAGCGAAGCCGTTCACTTCCTTGCAGGAATTTACTTACGTAAAAACTCCAGCATCCATCTGGCAACTGCATTTTCATGGATATCGTTCTTGAGCGACTCCTGCCCTTTATCAACCACAGCTTCACCAAAAGCCTGCCGTCGAAGCTCCATTAAGCTATTCGAGTAGGGCTTAGTAAATTCTGGATGCGCCTGGAAGCTAAGCATATGATCATCCACCTGCACCATTGCCATGGGGCAGAACTCACTGGAAGCCAGTACTCGCCCACCAAGCGGCAGCTGATCCACCTGATCCTGATGCGTTACTAAGAGACTAAAGTTGGGGGCGGGTTCAGACATCCAGCTAGGCGTCTCCTGCATTTCGTAGGTGTGCACTCCCAGCCCCCAGCCCTTATCTGACTTACGAGCCCGGCCTCCCAGTGCCTGGGCAATTAACTGGTGACCAAAGCAAATACCAATGGTCGGCTTTTTCTCACCATGTAACTTGCGTACAAAATCCATTAAGGGCGCAATCCAGGGTTTGTCGTCATAAACGCCTGTCTTGCTACCGGTAATCAGGTAAGCATCTACTTCATCTATATGGTCGGGATACTGGCCGTGCTGGACTTCGTAGGTGTTAAACTCCAAATTGGAGTCCTGGTCGCGCAACAAGTCGGCAAACATCTCCGGGTACTCCCCAAATTCGCCGACAAGCTCTTTGCGCACATCATCGGTTTTTAAAATTCCAATCTTCATTATTTTCACCGCTGAATTGACTACGTAGTATTGGGATTATGGCATATCCAGTCATCAGAGACCGCAATCAGAAAGATTTGCCCCACTGTAACAAGCGCCATAACAGCACATCTTTCATCATAGATCTTTTACCTATCCGGGTCGCCTGATAGCTCTTTGGCCCGCCGCCTAGGAGCAACATTTCTCTCTGGGCATTCTTAGCTGAAGTAGTTTTGTGTATGATCTCGGCTTTAGCACATTTTTCAGCCAACCCTTCGGCTACAAGGCGGCCCAGAGGCAATTAGGGTCGCTTGCAGTAACGACTGAGGACCAACAATGACCACAACAACCTCCCCGAGTGATCGGCAGGATAGTCCCCCAGGGCGCAAGACAGCCTTTATCCGCTTCTTAGATGCAGTGGAATGGCTCGGCAACCTTCTCCCCCACCCAATCACACTGTTCGCGCTATTCGCCGTTAGCGTGATAGTCATTAGTGGTATCGCTTCTTACTTTGGCCTGTCTGTCCCCGACCCCCGCCCGGTTGGCGCTGCTGGCCGAGCTCCAGATGGCGTCATTGAGGTCTTCAACCTTATGAGTGGCGATGGACTCAGGATGATCGTTACCAGTCTGGTTAAGAATTTCACCGGATTTGCTCCGCTGGGGACAGTTTTGGTGGCCCTATTGGGGGTTGCGATTGCCGAGCACTCCGGCCTGTTAAGTGCCGCTGTTCGCGGTCTGGTACTCCAGGCCTCCAAACGCACAGTCACTGTCATAGTGGTTTTTGCCGGCATCATCTCTAATACCGCCTCTGAATTGGGCTACGTGGTACTGATCCCATTAGCCGCAATGATTTTCCACTCTCTCGGTCGACACCCTATCGCTGGCCTGGCCGCCGCGTTTGCCGGTGTCTCTGGCGGCTACAGTGCTAACTTGCTGCTGGGAACGGTGGACCCGCTGCTATCGGGGATCACAGAATCAGCAGCCCATATGATCGACCCGACCTACTCCGTGGGCCCGGAAGTAAACTGGTTCTTTATGATTGTCAGTACCTTCCTGATTACCGGAGTTGGTAGCTGGGTGACCATGAAGATCGTAGAACCCAAGCTGGGTAAATATGATCCCAGTGAAGCATCTGTCGACCTGACTCAAGACAAAGTTGGCACCCTGACCGACGCCGAGAAGCGCGGCCTTAAGTACGCAGGTTTGGCTGTTTTGGGCGTATCTGCAGTACTAGCTTTGACGGTGGTGCCTGAGTGGGGTGTTTTACGTAATCCCGAGACAGGCTTGGTCGCGGGCTCTCCGTTCCTTAAAGGTATCGTCTCACTGATCCTGGTGTTCTTCGCTATCCCGGGATTTGTTTACGGTAAGGTTGTCGGCACCATGAAGAATGACCGAGATGTCATTGATGCCATGGCCAAGAGCATGAACAGTATGGGGATGTACATTGTCCTTGTGTTCTTTGCTGCACAATTTGTCGCCTTCTTTAAGATCACCAACCTGGGCACCATTTTTGCCGTTTTAGGTGCTGATGCGCTACAAAGCATCGGCCTCACTGGGCCACTACTGTTCCTGTTCTTCATCATGATGTGTGGCTTTGTGAACTTAATGCTGGGCAGTGCCTCTGCTCAGTGGGCAGTGACAGCTCCCATCTTTGTACCCATGCTGATGCTGCTGGGCTACGCCCCCGAAGTAATCCAGGCGGCCTACCGTATCGGTGACTCTGTGACCAACGTTATCACGCCGATGATGAGTTACTTTGGCCTGATCATTACTTTTGCTGCGCGCTATAAGAAAGACTTGGGCATGGGTACATTGATCGCCACCATGATTCCCTATTCCATCTTCTTCTTTATTGGATGGACAGCCCTGTTCTTCATCTGGGTTTTTGCCCTGGGACTGCCCGTCGGCCCCGGTGCAGCTACCTACTATGGTGGCTAATCCACTGATTAATCAGTAATCCTAGAGCCCGCTTATGCGGGCTTTTTTGTCTCCCAAAAATGACCGTACATTTGAACTGGTCATTTATATCCGCTGGTAACTACCCAAAAAGTGTTAAAGCGTTCCTGAAATCACCAGTCATTCAAGATAGCTTTAGGCAGGGGTAAAAAAGTGGATAAATTAAGAAAAAATTATTATTCCCAGATATGGAGTCACCATAAAACAAAAAAATTTTTTTACTGTCATAAGGGAATAAAGTTTCAATGTATTAACTTTAATTGGTATTTTTTTCATTAGGTGACATTTTGATTATGAGCAAAAGCCAAAAGCCCTTCGAATCCACAAAAAAAACAAGTAATATAGGCCTTGAAATAATACTTAGCGGAGACTGATTGGCGGATTACGCCAGTTTCGGCTGCCTTGTTTTAATCTCATATATTATTTTCTCAGGATGAGTCGTGTGCACTTTGTGGTAGTTAGTGCAGTAACAGTTATCCATAGCGCACAATACATATCAGGAATTCGAAATAAAACAGGCATTCGCCAATATGACGGTTTTGCAAATCCGTCAGACAATGCCCAGGAATGTGTAATCCTGGAATTTGCATTTATTTGTAGATTCCTAAAATTATCGGGCGCGCCTATCAGTTGAATATTTCCGCTCAAATAGAAGTTGCGACCCGGCACGCCTAATAATTAAATCAGGCTGGGTTCTTGGAAGGATTTGGAAGAAATTGACCCAACAAATAAGAGCTAAGCTGTTAACCGGCTTTTATGACCAAGTATCCCAGCTAAATGGCTGCCCGGAAACACTGCTTAATAGCGCCGGTATTAACCCCGAGCAAGTTGAAAAACTCGAGGGGTATCTCCCGTTGAGTAAAGTGACTGACCTTGTTGAAAAGGCCGCACGACAACTCAATTGCGCGGATTTCGGACTGAGACTGGCAAAAAGCCAGGGGGCTGCCGCCCTCAGTTCTCTTGGAGCAGCAGTATTGCAGTCGTTGACCCTCGGGGAATTCCTCAATGCTGCCGTAAAGCAATTTGCCGCCCCTCCTTATAACCTGCGAGTTGAATTGGAAGTTAAAGGGCTCCAAACGTTTATAACTTTTCATTGTTTAAATGATTTAGAAAGTTATATACCTTCGGACTCTCCATTGCCTCTCGAGCTATTCCGGGAATT
This DNA window, taken from Microbulbifer sp. MKSA007, encodes the following:
- a CDS encoding TonB-dependent receptor plug domain-containing protein encodes the protein MNLFKKTLLATSIGLSFVGNQVYATGNSSSNIVGVIESSEQKVGEEYVVTVNNLSTGLTRSIETVSGENFRFTKLPIGMYQVVVTQDGEQVAERTVRVTLGTNANANFDIDNITYEEVVVEGRLLTSVDTYTMDSGLVMGEAELDAMPIARNLTAVSLLAPGVIAGDTGFGTGNGFGAASFGGASIAENSCYINGLEVTNTRQGIGCSSVPFEFYQEFQVKTGGYSAEFGRTTGGVVNAVTKSGGNTWEFGSTVYWDPDFLRSEGSVSRGNGGTGDVFRNESQNEYDEFSYTFSASGPIVQDKLFFYGLINPRDKTDKFAYRSGFDQGNPDTQFRTRESSGTDNLFWGAKIDWDITDNHRLSYFGFSDRNETEELIYEFDANTGSIGPNIGASAGVVTGNTRIRGSDAHSFNYTGYITDDLSISAMAGQIETEYTTEPLALECPAIADEAGLGVSTCGGGTIGSNFDENTQYRLDINYSLGDHSLKAGVDIQERSSTRTTAPVAGHSWTYETIGIGGSVQGDQGVLFTNETGEPLQVVSDRIFEGGGGFSSDLTAFYIEDQWQIMDDLMISIGLRKDIYEGDGTTGKQLFEFDTDIAPRLGFSWDPFGDGETKVYGTWGRYYLPIANNTIYRAASGVSDVTTYYTYTGIDSVTNAPTGITPINGDVVSSSYVSSVPVIPEKDIFQAQEAEPFARDEYILGFETAINDDLSVGVRGVYREVVSALDDYCGRYAWPYCVMVNPGESMSWYADGYYWDGSELVVKGDLFDGSPDPDSLRKFSAETIGLPEAKNIYRALQADLTYSTDQMTWKFIYTWSRSTGNFEGAVKSDIDQADAGVTQDFDFPALMDGAEGYQPNDRRHVFKLFGSYDFTEDLTFGLNATLASGRPISAFGHSYPSDDPNIYGSYGDTFYHLDPETGEYVYIPRGEVGRTPWTFNVDASMRYRFSLNGVDMTASLDIYNVFDNQEATNVNEHYELNSAEVNDWYGAAYDWTAPRSARIGLVATF
- a CDS encoding AbgT family transporter is translated as MTTTTSPSDRQDSPPGRKTAFIRFLDAVEWLGNLLPHPITLFALFAVSVIVISGIASYFGLSVPDPRPVGAAGRAPDGVIEVFNLMSGDGLRMIVTSLVKNFTGFAPLGTVLVALLGVAIAEHSGLLSAAVRGLVLQASKRTVTVIVVFAGIISNTASELGYVVLIPLAAMIFHSLGRHPIAGLAAAFAGVSGGYSANLLLGTVDPLLSGITESAAHMIDPTYSVGPEVNWFFMIVSTFLITGVGSWVTMKIVEPKLGKYDPSEASVDLTQDKVGTLTDAEKRGLKYAGLAVLGVSAVLALTVVPEWGVLRNPETGLVAGSPFLKGIVSLILVFFAIPGFVYGKVVGTMKNDRDVIDAMAKSMNSMGMYIVLVFFAAQFVAFFKITNLGTIFAVLGADALQSIGLTGPLLFLFFIMMCGFVNLMLGSASAQWAVTAPIFVPMLMLLGYAPEVIQAAYRIGDSVTNVITPMMSYFGLIITFAARYKKDLGMGTLIATMIPYSIFFFIGWTALFFIWVFALGLPVGPGAATYYGG
- a CDS encoding GMP synthase; protein product: MKIGILKTDDVRKELVGEFGEYPEMFADLLRDQDSNLEFNTYEVQHGQYPDHIDEVDAYLITGSKTGVYDDKPWIAPLMDFVRKLHGEKKPTIGICFGHQLIAQALGGRARKSDKGWGLGVHTYEMQETPSWMSEPAPNFSLLVTHQDQVDQLPLGGRVLASSEFCPMAMVQVDDHMLSFQAHPEFTKPYSNSLMELRRQAFGEAVVDKGQESLKNDIHENAVARWMLEFLRK